GAAAAGAACCGCCGGAACACCACCGAACGGCTGGAGATCAAAAAGTTCTGTCCCCACTGCAACAAGTCCACGCTCCACAAGGAGATCAAGTGACCTTGCAGGTCCGTCTTTCCTCCATCCGTTCCTGAGTCATGTCCAGCTCCTTCTTCAAGAAGCGTCTCTCGCCGATCAAGCCCGGTGATCCCATCGATTACAAAGATGTGGATCTTCTCAAGAAGTTCATCACCGAGCGGGGCAAGATCCTTCCCCGTCGCCTCACCGGTTTGACCGCTAAACAGCAGCGCGATCTCACC
This genomic interval from Synechococcus sp. UW69 contains the following:
- the rpsR gene encoding 30S ribosomal protein S18, which translates into the protein MSSSFFKKRLSPIKPGDPIDYKDVDLLKKFITERGKILPRRLTGLTAKQQRDLTNAVKRARIVALLPFVNPEG